Below is a genomic region from Balaenoptera ricei isolate mBalRic1 chromosome 3, mBalRic1.hap2, whole genome shotgun sequence.
ATCAGGGATAAAGTTTTCACACGTTCTACAGTCCTTTCAGTAACCCAGAGCTCAAGACAGGATATTAGCTTTAGATCAGAAAAATCTGAGAAGGCAAGAAGAAATGATTATCAAATAACTACAGTTATAGTtactactaatttaaaaaaaatgaagccctTGTTTTGAGAAAGAGTAACTAACTGCCTTCAAAATGAGTGCTAACACTACATAAAGGGCCATAAAAATTGAGGAAATAAAGTTTGaaacttaataaataaatgttaagatATCTGTGATAGGTGGAGAGCCAAGACCTTTTTCCACATCACTaatataaaattggaaataaaatctTAATCTGCACTTAATGTAccgcttttttttcttctctgtttcttcagtGTGGAAAGGAATGAATTTACTATAAGTCTTCTGGATGCTTTAAAGTCAGGCAGCAAGGAGAGTAGATACAGATTTTTCTATTGATAATCATCAGCAAGAATCTAAAAGAATGTATCAGCAGAGTCTATCTTCGGTGACCATCTGTGACCAGTTACTACTGTCCGAGGAAGGAGGCCATGGGGTCATCTGGCCTCTGACGTTTCATTCTGTaggcctccatttcctcttcaGTGGGTTCCCGAGTTTCATATATGCTACTGTAAGGCCGCTTCCTCTCATCAATCTGCATGATCTCCTTGACATGAAGAAGACGGGCCTCCTCTGCATTCAGTGCCTATAGTGAGAAGAAAGACATGAGTACCGTGGCTCTACATCAGATCTCTTTTGTTCAAAAGTGGTAGAGTACCAGAACACCCCACTGAGTATGAACTACTACATCAAAAACCTAGACTGCCTGGAAGAGCTTGGGAGTCAGCCCTTTCGCTGTCAAGCTACAACTAATCACTATTTGGCcacagaacattctatgacattttcaatgaaatttcaaagaaattttatttaacaaCAAAAATTGAATGAGGTTTATTTTACTGACAGAAGCCGGCAACTGATGCTTTTTGGTGGAGACTGCAATTCTGACTTTTCCCAACACTTGCTGAAACTTACAAATTAGAGAGCCAGATGGCAAGTCTCTCTGGGGAACATGTCATAACTCTAAAATAACAACTATACCAAGCATTTTTCTTCTGTGCGTTAGTGATATTCAACAAACAGTTCAAGAAGCAGGCTATACCGAGACACACAAAATCTCTATTCGTATTCTACAACTGGTAGGTGACCTGAGCAAAACACCCAGACTAGGGgctcatttgctcatttttaaaatgaccttGTAAATAGGACTAGATAATTTCCTAAGGTCCCTACAAATAAAGAATGCTGCGGTcacttttactatttatttagccTTCACAAAGTACCTTTTTCAATTTTTCGTGTTTCTTTTCTTCGTCATCACTCTCTGAACTGCTCTTTCgatgcttcctcttcttctttttcttctttttctcctcttttagtTTTTCCTGATGCATCTGATTGGGAGGATGCAAATATAGTGTTGTTAATGCAAAAACAAAGTTCTAGCACAAGTTTTAAAATACTCCCTCCAAGACTTAAAAATTCAGGACAACTGATCATGGACTTACCTCCATGAGGGTCTGAGGTTTTTTCACAGATTCTTCTCCAATTGTATCATTTATAATACACTCCTCTGAATTCTgtggaaaaatatatgtaatctaaCTTGAAAGTCATAGTTACCAGTCATctaagaaaaagttaaaatttgaaacataaaaatatatgtttcatacaaattttgacTTAAGAGCTTTGGCTGTTGTTCACCTTTAAGCACTAGAGGACAATTACTTACAGCAGTCTCCTTCCCAGCTTCTCCAGTACAATAGGAAAACTTGAAAAAAGAGTGACAGCATTTGTATCCCCATCGGCCTTCTTTCCAGTAAGAGCCCCAGATATgctgcagagagacagagaggttatttaaaaatgaacctgaaggacttccctggtggcgcagtggttaagaatctgcctgccaatgcaggggacacgggttcgagccctggtctgggaagattccacatgccgcagagcaactaagcccgtgtgccacaactactgtgcctgcactctagagcccacaagccacagctactgagcccacgtgccacaactactgaagcccgcgtgcctagagcctgtgctctgcaacgagaagccaccgcaatgagaaacccgcgcaccgcattgaagagtagcccttgctcgccgcaactagagaaaagcccgcgcacagcaacagactcaacgcagacaaaaataaataaataaataaatgtatattaaaaaaaaaaaaaaaaaatgaacctgaaACTAGGGTCTCTCatatactgtttttctttctttttttttgttaattctatcattaattaatttgattgtttttaaaaattgaagtatagttgatttaccatgtcatgttagttttaggtgtacagcacagtgattcagttatatatatatatatatatatattctttttcagattctttcctcttataggttattacaaaatattgagtatagtcccctgtgctatacagtaggtccttgttggttattctCATATACTGGTGATAAAAGGAGGAAAATTATGGGGATACTAGGGCTAGCTAACAGGGAGAAGGTGTGGTTACAACTGTCTTACATTCTGTGCccccctaaaattaaaaaatttaggcTATCtgacttctcttgaaaaattgaGGACTGGGAAATTCTGGGCCCACATTCCCACTTGTCAATAATTGGCTGTTGCTGACCAGTGGATGCCCCTATTAGACAGGGCTTGTGTTCTCTAGTTTATAAAATTTGCCTGGCTCATTTCTCTCATCTATGATTACTGGCCTAGCTCCTATTAGGTGGCTAGGTTTTTGGCTCTTATTTAGAGAGACAAGTGTAGTTTGGGTACTTAAAGTACAGCAAACTATATATGCTTTATCATGCGATGCAATATGACATATACTGTATCACCTATGAAGTGCTCCTGTCAAAATATTTAACTTATATCTAATCAAGCCTTTAGATCTGAATTCCTGTTTATAGGAAATACAGGGAATAGAGGAATAAGTTATATGATATCACTAGGAACCAGTCAAATACAGGATATGAGACAGTTTACAAAATAACTGGCATGATCTGTTAGAGTCACTGTCATGAAAAAGGGGAGGTACATGctagaaaaaagagagataacaACCAAATAACAATCAAAATAAACGTAAGCTGTGACTGGATTCTGTGTCTCACACTCACGCACAAAACAACTATCCCCACtccaaccaaaaaaacccaaacagctaTTTAAAGGCATTTTGgggtatattttggaaaatgtgaTTAAGGACTAGAGATTAGGTGATATTAAGGCATTAATGTCAATTTTCTGAAGTGTGATAATAGTGATGTAGTTATATAGGAGAACATCCTTAATTTTAGGATACATGATACAGTGTTATGGGTGAAATGTCATATCtgtaattttcaaatgtttcagTCAAAAAAATATACAGTTAGACACACACACTCTTCTAGACAAAGTGTATATggcaatctgtaaaaaaaaaatttgaatctaGATGGTGGGTATATGAGTGAAAATAATAGTATTCTTTCACATTTTGGGAAAACTCCATAAAACAgcaattggtgcagccactgtggcaaacagtacggaggtttctcaaaaaactaaaaatagaactaccatatgacccagcatttccactcctgggtatatatctaataaaaacaaaaacactaattagaaaagatacatgcaccacagtgttcacagtagcattatttacaattgccaagatatggaagcaaactaaatgtccatcaacagatgaatgaataaagatgtggcacatatatacaatggcaaactactcagccataaaaaagaacaaaattttaccatctgcagcaacatggacggactcgaagggcattatgctaagtgcaataagtcagacacagaaagacaaatactgtatgatatcactgacatgtggaatctaaaaaatacaactagtgaatataacaaaaaaagaagcagactcacagatatagagaacaaactagtggttaccagtggggaggaggggagaggcagtATATAGGGGTCGGGGAGTGGAAGGTATAAAttattgggtgtaagacaggctacagggatgtactgtacaacacggagaacatagccaatattttgtaataactgtaaatgctgtataacctttaaaaattgtattaaacaaTAAGACaaagttaaaaggcaaaaaacagaaCGAAACACAACAATGACTTACTAATGAAAAATACAATCCAGAGCAAAATGCTAACAAGGACACAAAAATGATTCTGGTTCAACACATACCGTATGATTGTGGATCTTCACATCCTCCTCATACTTGGAGGAGGCAACAGCCCGCTCCTGTCCTTTGATGACTGTCCCATGTCTTGAGTACTCCACGTAGTCTTCGGTCTGAGCTAAAAGCAGTTCAGCTGGAGGGGCATCCAAGTGTTCTTGGCCACCGTACTAAAAGGACATTGAacattattaaatacattttacaaaGATTGGCATTCAAATCTCTACTGAAGGGTTTATTTCCAATCAGAAAGATTAGAGGACTATTCTTCATGGGCTTTGTTATACAAAACACAGTGAAAAAAATGTCACCAAATTTTCAAAGGCAAATAAAAGATGTCTCAATTGCTATTCATGTGTTGAGTGTGGTAGGTTACAAAATGCTCATAAAACTCCCCTTATCCTGTGTGCATGCCCATTTGCCACATGACTTTGCTGCTccttcccttgaatctgggccTGGCCACGCTACTTGTTCTGGCGTATGGAACACTGGCAAATATGATGTAAGCAAAGACCTGAAAAACACTTGTGCACTGGGGCACACTTTGTTGCTAGTTTCTGGTATCCTGAGAATGCCATGTAAAGAAGCTGGGCTAACCTATCAGAGGATAAGAACCCATGTGGGGCAGAGATGAGATGTTCCAGGTGAGGCCTTCTCAGGACAGATGAGGACTGCTAACTGCTAGAAACCAAAGTGAGGCCATTCTAGATCATCCAGCTTCAGATAGGCAGACTCAGACCAGGAAACCCAGCTGACATACAAAATGGTGAGaaatgagaaatgtttatttaaactATTACATGTTGAGGTGATTTGTTTTGCTGCAAAAGCTCACTGATATAGCTACACTGATACTGTATACCAATTGATTGCATCAGTGGAAGGACAGGACTAATCCTGATGGATTACAATGAACTGTATATTGTATTCcaaatgtaaatcaaatgttTATTAACTGGTAATTTCTATTTAAGGAATGTTTTCCTTTAGCAGTCTGGTCAAAATTACCTTTTCCAGGATGCTTTCTTTCTGCTGTTCTTTGAAGTCTTCTTTCTTGACTTTGAAGGACTTATACAACAGCTCTAGTTTTGTAGGATCAGCTTGCAGATGCACTTCAGACCCTTTGTCATAGGCTTCCCAAGCGAACACTAGGGTAATTAAAAACATCGTAATGAGCTGTCACCTACATTGTTTTCATGCTTCTtggaaacaagctttaaaaaatgccCCCAAATTTCTTACGAGCTGATATAAAATACCTTGACATAGAGAAAACACTTACATTGTGTCTGAGCCATTGAAATGGTATCACCTGTGTATCTAACAAAGTTATCCCCCGCGTAGCTCACTCtgtaaacacaaattaaaaaaaaaaactgtttcagaGACTGATTTCTTTAAGGAAATTCTTTTCTGACCTGACCATAGGTGATGCTCATTTTAATTCAGATTGTGATTTATGAATAaaagctcccctcccctcccttgaaATCTTTACATTGAACTTGGTACTTACTCATCTGGATTCTTTCCTGCATTGGCATAGGGATTCTCTCTCATCGCTCTAGTTTTGGGATCATAGTAAGCAGAATTTGGATCTAAATTCCGCAaatactagaaggaaaaaaatattttaagactgtGTTAATGTTTACTTTCATCAAAGAAGATTTCAGCAGACTAGTAGGAGGAGTcaattaaatgtgtgtgtgcatgtctgggGTACAGGTGAAGATAAAGAAAACCGGAAGGACACCTAATCTTGGAATGACTCACTAAATTGCCCATATACTACCGAGATACCATATTAGTAGACAAAATTTAGGCTGGgaagacaaatattttttgaatatgtatGTTGAGTTGGCAAGGCTTACTTTTGCAATATCTTCTCGAATCCTGAGATTCCGGACAGTAATTCGTCTCTTAGAGTCAAAATTCTGTCCAGGCATGTCAATATCATCTGCATATTTATCTTCATCCTCATCTTCACTGTTATGATCTTTTTcctgaaagaggaagagagaggagaaaaaaatttttaagaaaagagcaGCATCTAGTTCTTGTTTTCCCTTTAACCAAACCCTTACTCACTGTTCTTTAAacctattattattatgaattatatattactattaatattagccatcagaaatttaaaaatttaatgtataTCCAGATAGGGCATATATTTACTACCGTCTGAGAATTTGGTtcctcttctccccactggtGTTTTGGAGAATTCTGTGTCAcgaaagaaggaaatgaatttgTAATTGTATTCCACTGAATCAACTGATTATTTAACACTTTAAAAACATAgttaaaataatataacaaatttAACTGAACAAATTCTCATATTTCTCACTTGCAGCGAGCACATAAGTTTTTAATACAAGTATGTCATTGTGAATAATTTTATTAGGCTGTCTACAAATCCAAAATTTTCATTGATGATAGGACTATAATCACACAAACGTAACAGAAAGATTAAGT
It encodes:
- the SLU7 gene encoding pre-mRNA-splicing factor SLU7 isoform X1, with translation MSGCLGVTSGGTGEGQITMSAAAMDAGNAATLSGSKEMSLEEPKKMTREDWRKKKELEEQRKLGNAPAEVDEEGKDINPHIPQYISSVPWYIDPSKRPTLKHQRPQPEKQKQFSSSGDWYKRGVKENSITTKYRKGACENCGAMTHKKKDCFERPRRVGAKFTGTNIAPDEHLQPQLMFDYDGKRDRWNGYNPEEHMKIVEEYAKVDLAKRTLKAQKLQEELASGKLVEQANSPKHQWGEEEPNSQTEKDHNSEDEDEDKYADDIDMPGQNFDSKRRITVRNLRIREDIAKYLRNLDPNSAYYDPKTRAMRENPYANAGKNPDEVSYAGDNFVRYTGDTISMAQTQLFAWEAYDKGSEVHLQADPTKLELLYKSFKVKKEDFKEQQKESILEKYGGQEHLDAPPAELLLAQTEDYVEYSRHGTVIKGQERAVASSKYEEDVKIHNHTHIWGSYWKEGRWGYKCCHSFFKFSYCTGEAGKETANSEECIINDTIGEESVKKPQTLMEMHQEKLKEEKKKKKKKRKHRKSSSESDDEEKKHEKLKKALNAEEARLLHVKEIMQIDERKRPYSSIYETREPTEEEMEAYRMKRQRPDDPMASFLGQ
- the SLU7 gene encoding pre-mRNA-splicing factor SLU7 isoform X2; amino-acid sequence: MSAAAMDAGNAATLSGSKEMSLEEPKKMTREDWRKKKELEEQRKLGNAPAEVDEEGKDINPHIPQYISSVPWYIDPSKRPTLKHQRPQPEKQKQFSSSGDWYKRGVKENSITTKYRKGACENCGAMTHKKKDCFERPRRVGAKFTGTNIAPDEHLQPQLMFDYDGKRDRWNGYNPEEHMKIVEEYAKVDLAKRTLKAQKLQEELASGKLVEQANSPKHQWGEEEPNSQTEKDHNSEDEDEDKYADDIDMPGQNFDSKRRITVRNLRIREDIAKYLRNLDPNSAYYDPKTRAMRENPYANAGKNPDEVSYAGDNFVRYTGDTISMAQTQLFAWEAYDKGSEVHLQADPTKLELLYKSFKVKKEDFKEQQKESILEKYGGQEHLDAPPAELLLAQTEDYVEYSRHGTVIKGQERAVASSKYEEDVKIHNHTHIWGSYWKEGRWGYKCCHSFFKFSYCTGEAGKETANSEECIINDTIGEESVKKPQTLMEMHQEKLKEEKKKKKKKRKHRKSSSESDDEEKKHEKLKKALNAEEARLLHVKEIMQIDERKRPYSSIYETREPTEEEMEAYRMKRQRPDDPMASFLGQ